Proteins from a single region of Streptomyces griseiscabiei:
- a CDS encoding sulfite exporter TauE/SafE family protein, whose amino-acid sequence MEWTIWAAFAAGLLISTVTAPVGVSGAVFLLPVQLSVLGVPSPAVTPTNLLFNVVAGPGALWRYRRDGALRGGLARRLVAWTLPGVIAGAAIRVLALPGPDVFRVLVAAFLLPLGAWLCLRTLRPARRRPEVAEPSASGLAALALAVGVIGGIYGIGGGSLLGPVLAARGMPLTRIAPATLAATFTTSVAGAAAYAVLALMSPGPVAPDWWLGLACGLGGLIGGYLGARLQPHLPETALRLLLGALATALGASYAVQTLA is encoded by the coding sequence GTGGAGTGGACGATCTGGGCCGCGTTCGCGGCCGGCCTGCTGATCTCGACGGTGACCGCGCCGGTCGGTGTGTCCGGGGCTGTCTTCCTCCTGCCGGTCCAGCTCAGCGTCCTCGGCGTTCCGAGTCCCGCGGTCACGCCTACGAACCTCCTGTTCAATGTGGTGGCCGGGCCAGGCGCACTCTGGCGCTACCGCCGCGACGGCGCTCTGCGCGGCGGGCTGGCCCGGCGCCTCGTCGCGTGGACACTGCCCGGCGTCATCGCGGGCGCCGCCATCCGCGTCCTCGCCCTCCCCGGCCCCGACGTCTTCCGCGTCCTGGTCGCCGCCTTCTTGCTCCCGCTCGGCGCGTGGCTGTGCCTGCGCACCCTGCGCCCCGCCCGGCGGCGGCCGGAAGTGGCCGAACCGTCGGCGTCCGGACTCGCCGCCCTGGCCCTGGCTGTCGGAGTGATCGGTGGGATCTACGGCATCGGCGGCGGTTCCCTCCTCGGACCCGTCCTCGCCGCCCGCGGCATGCCCCTGACCCGCATCGCGCCGGCCACCCTCGCCGCCACCTTCACCACATCCGTCGCCGGCGCCGCCGCGTACGCGGTGCTGGCCCTCATGAGCCCCGGGCCCGTTGCGCCCGATTGGTGGCTGGGCCTGGCCTGCGGCCTGGGCGGGCTGATCGGAGGCTACCTCGGCGCCCGTCTCCAACCGCACCTGCCCGAGACCGCGCTCCGACTGCTGCTCGGCGCCCTCGCCACCGCGCTAGGCGCGTCGTACGCCGTCCAGACCCTCGCATGA
- a CDS encoding MerR family transcriptional regulator → MAEAIHGISTGAVARRLGVSPTTVRSWEQRYGIGPAARDGGRHRRWTPGDVALLEEMCRLTSIGVPPAEAARAARTTHGGGEAAVTEAQSAPPTDQTEPRPPTPQPPPPGRRPGHGTGLPLGDVRQEGRGLARAAVRLDGPAMQALLEQAITEYGLVAAWEEVMAPTLHAVGRKWASSDDRYIEVEHLLSWHVSTALRRVVVGAPAPSGAPTPVVLACVPTEFHTLPLEALAAGLAERGLPTRMFGGAVPAEALDSAVRRTGPGVVVLWAQARPTASHALARHVADTTFGVRGARATPLVVLAGPGWAGHSLGSGFLRPSSLREALHMICRTYGALPDRSVG, encoded by the coding sequence ATGGCGGAAGCGATCCACGGCATCTCCACGGGTGCGGTGGCGCGGCGCCTCGGGGTCTCGCCCACCACCGTGCGTTCGTGGGAGCAGCGCTACGGCATCGGTCCCGCGGCCCGGGACGGCGGGCGGCACCGGCGCTGGACGCCCGGGGACGTCGCCTTGCTGGAAGAGATGTGCCGTCTCACCTCGATCGGAGTCCCTCCGGCCGAGGCGGCCCGCGCGGCCCGGACCACCCACGGTGGCGGTGAGGCCGCGGTCACCGAGGCTCAGTCCGCCCCGCCGACGGACCAGACGGAACCGCGACCGCCGACGCCTCAGCCACCGCCCCCAGGACGTCGGCCGGGCCACGGCACCGGGTTGCCTCTCGGCGACGTACGGCAAGAGGGCCGTGGTCTGGCTCGCGCGGCCGTGCGGCTCGACGGTCCGGCGATGCAGGCCCTGCTGGAGCAGGCCATCACGGAGTACGGACTCGTAGCCGCGTGGGAGGAGGTGATGGCTCCCACGCTGCACGCCGTGGGTCGCAAGTGGGCCTCCTCGGACGACCGTTACATCGAGGTCGAGCACCTGCTGTCGTGGCATGTGTCGACCGCGCTGCGGCGCGTCGTCGTCGGCGCGCCGGCCCCGTCCGGCGCGCCGACCCCGGTGGTGCTGGCCTGTGTGCCGACAGAGTTCCACACCCTGCCGCTGGAGGCCCTTGCCGCCGGTCTGGCCGAACGGGGACTGCCGACCCGCATGTTCGGCGGCGCGGTTCCTGCCGAAGCACTGGACTCAGCCGTCCGCCGCACCGGCCCGGGCGTGGTCGTGCTGTGGGCGCAGGCGCGCCCGACCGCCTCGCACGCGCTCGCCAGGCACGTGGCCGATACGACGTTCGGGGTGCGAGGTGCCCGAGCGACACCACTCGTCGTGCTCGCGGGGCCCGGGTGGGCGGGACACAGCCTCGGCTCCGGATTCCTGCGGCCGAGCAGTCTGCGCGAGGCCCTCCACATGATCTGCCGGACGTACGGAGCACTGCCGGACCGGTCCGTCGGGTGA
- a CDS encoding IS630 family transposase (programmed frameshift), producing MRYPQGGGLTAERRVFRERIRMRAAELFALGRDNAAVAKELRVSVRSVQRWRQAWEHGGTSALESAGPASRPKLSEALFEVLEQELAKGPVAHGWPDQTWTLSRIKTLIGRRFHKSMTLSAIAQMLHRHGFSHQVPARRATERDEEAVTGWVKETWPQVETLWRRSGPGSASKTRPGFSMTPPTARTWARRGHTPVIRVRGRSQRRFSIAALTCYKEGERSRLIYRPKRHADHKRGGRRSFTWTDYRDLLTAAHQQLGAPIVLVWDNLNVHKDRRLREFIDTHDWITCYFLPAYAPDLNPVEGIWSLLRRSSQANTAFTDPDHLMRTLRQGLRQIQYRSNLVDGCLTETGLTLTTSRQQGQ from the exons ATGAGGTATCCGCAAGGGGGCGGGCTGACCGCGGAGCGGCGGGTCTTTCGTGAGCGCATCCGGATGCGGGCGGCCGAGTTATTCGCTCTGGGACGCGACAATGCCGCGGTCGCCAAGGAGTTACGTGTCAGCGTGCGGTCGGTACAACGATGGCGCCAGGCATGGGAGCACGGCGGGACGTCAGCGCTGGAGTCGGCGGGGCCGGCGTCCAGGCCCAAGCTGAGCGAGGCGTTGTTTGAGGTGCTCGAGCAGGAGCTGGCCAAGGGGCCGGTCGCACACGGCTGGCCGGACCAGACCTGGACGCTCTCGCGGATCAAGACGCTGATCGGACGCCGGTTCCACAAGAGCATGACGCTGTCGGCCATCGCGCAGATGCTGCACCGGCACGGCTTCAGCCACCAGGTGCCGGCCCGCCGCGCGACCGAGCGTGACGAGGAAGCCGTCACCGGCTGGGTGAAGGAGACCTGGCCGCAGGTGGAAACGCTATGGCGGCGCTCGGGGCCTGGCTCTGCTTCGAAGACGAGGC CCGGGTTCTCGATGACGCCGCCCACTGCCCGCACCTGGGCCAGGCGCGGACACACACCCGTCATCCGGGTGCGGGGACGCTCCCAGCGCCGCTTCTCCATCGCCGCTCTGACCTGCTACAAGGAGGGCGAGCGCTCACGGCTGATCTACCGGCCCAAGCGGCACGCCGACCACAAGCGGGGCGGCAGACGCAGCTTCACCTGGACCGACTACCGCGACCTGCTGACCGCCGCCCACCAACAGCTCGGCGCGCCGATCGTGCTCGTCTGGGACAACTTGAACGTGCACAAGGACCGCCGGCTGCGGGAGTTCATCGACACCCACGACTGGATCACCTGCTACTTCCTGCCCGCCTATGCACCGGACCTCAACCCCGTCGAGGGCATCTGGTCACTGCTGCGACGCAGCAGCCAGGCCAACACCGCCTTCACCGACCCCGACCATCTGATGCGCACCCTTCGCCAGGGCCTCCGCCAGATCCAGTACCGCAGCAACCTCGTCGACGGATGTCTCACTGAAACCGGCCTCACCTTGACGACATCACGCCAGCAAGGTCAGTAA
- a CDS encoding DUF1295 domain-containing protein encodes MLVTFALALVKGVHRIVDVAWGLAFSAVAVVTYGLSAGHGDEVRRLAVTLATCLWGLRLALHIARRGRGHGEDPRYARMLSRVPGNPALVALRKVYLLQGALVWFVSLPVQAAQYLTEGVDAVLVIGLVLWAAGLAFEAVGDHQLARFKADPANQGRVMDRGLWGWTRHPNYFGDFLVWWGLYLAACTSWPTAVLTVVSPLVMSGLLIWGSGKRMLEAHMAERPGYPAYRSRTSGFLPLPPRRVASGTDSRDG; translated from the coding sequence ATGCTGGTCACGTTCGCTCTGGCGCTGGTGAAGGGCGTTCACCGGATCGTCGACGTCGCATGGGGCCTGGCGTTCAGCGCCGTCGCCGTGGTCACCTACGGGCTCTCCGCCGGTCACGGTGACGAGGTACGTCGCCTTGCCGTCACCCTCGCGACCTGTCTGTGGGGGCTGCGCCTCGCCCTCCACATCGCCCGCCGGGGACGGGGACACGGCGAGGATCCCCGCTACGCACGGATGCTCTCGCGTGTTCCCGGCAATCCCGCCCTCGTCGCGCTGCGCAAGGTCTACCTCCTCCAGGGCGCTCTCGTCTGGTTCGTCTCGCTCCCGGTGCAGGCGGCGCAGTACCTGACCGAGGGCGTGGACGCCGTTCTGGTCATCGGCCTGGTCCTGTGGGCAGCCGGACTGGCCTTCGAGGCCGTGGGCGACCACCAACTCGCCCGGTTCAAGGCAGACCCCGCGAACCAGGGCCGGGTCATGGACCGGGGACTCTGGGGCTGGACTCGGCACCCCAACTACTTCGGCGACTTCCTCGTCTGGTGGGGCCTCTACCTGGCCGCCTGCACGAGCTGGCCGACCGCTGTCCTCACCGTCGTGTCACCGCTGGTGATGAGCGGCCTGCTCATCTGGGGGAGCGGCAAACGGATGCTGGAGGCCCATATGGCGGAGCGCCCCGGTTACCCGGCCTACCGGTCACGGACGAGCGGCTTCCTCCCCCTGCCACCGCGTCGGGTGGCGAGCGGGACCGACTCGCGTGACGGGTGA
- a CDS encoding SAM-dependent methyltransferase, translated as MTLTTASDARASSAPGRPVVVDPARWPDVARLPPASAVRTTVARYVVERALARLPIRMQYGGDCETTGGDGTTGGDGTPTLTLRDPAAFHRRIGADGLIGFGESYMAGEWDSDDLVGVLTVLAAHVDDLVPASLRRFRGVWAHRRPTRDRNTLDGAPDNIHRHYDLSNDLFALFLDPSLTYSSAVFDTLPATPETLTSAQHRKIDRLLDLAGVGPGTRLLEIGTGWGELAVRAALRGADVLTVTLSREQRDLALRRIADAGVQGRVSVEVRDYRQVEGRYDAVVSVEMMEAVGAEFWPDYFGALRGLLAPGGIVALQTITMPHQRMLATARTHTWISKYVFPGGLIPSPDAIGREAAAADLRITDDTGFGDHYAETLRIWRERFVQRSAEVEALGFGRVFRRMWELYLAYSEAGFRSHYLDVRQLRLVATAPEHGASR; from the coding sequence GTGACTCTCACCACCGCCTCGGACGCGCGAGCATCGAGCGCCCCCGGCCGACCCGTCGTCGTCGATCCGGCGCGATGGCCCGACGTGGCACGCCTCCCACCCGCCTCCGCCGTGCGTACGACCGTCGCCCGGTACGTCGTCGAACGCGCTCTCGCCCGGCTGCCGATCCGGATGCAGTACGGCGGCGACTGCGAGACGACGGGCGGGGACGGGACGACGGGCGGGGACGGGACGCCGACGCTGACCTTGCGCGATCCGGCCGCGTTCCACCGGCGGATCGGTGCCGACGGCCTGATCGGCTTCGGCGAGTCGTACATGGCAGGGGAATGGGACAGCGACGACCTCGTCGGCGTGCTCACCGTGCTCGCGGCCCATGTGGACGATCTCGTCCCCGCCTCGCTGCGCCGGTTCCGGGGCGTATGGGCGCACCGACGCCCCACCCGTGACCGCAACACGCTCGATGGCGCTCCTGACAACATCCACCGTCACTACGACCTGTCGAACGACCTGTTCGCACTCTTCCTCGACCCGAGTCTCACGTACTCCTCGGCCGTGTTCGACACCCTTCCCGCGACACCGGAGACGCTCACCTCCGCCCAACACCGCAAGATCGACCGGCTGCTCGATCTCGCGGGCGTCGGCCCGGGAACCCGACTGCTGGAGATCGGGACAGGCTGGGGCGAACTCGCCGTCCGTGCCGCGCTCCGGGGAGCCGACGTCCTGACCGTCACGCTCTCTCGGGAGCAGCGCGACCTGGCGCTCCGGCGCATCGCCGACGCCGGGGTGCAGGGGCGGGTGAGCGTCGAGGTGCGTGACTACCGGCAGGTCGAGGGCCGGTACGACGCCGTGGTCAGCGTCGAGATGATGGAGGCCGTCGGCGCCGAGTTCTGGCCCGACTACTTCGGCGCCCTCCGCGGACTCCTCGCACCCGGCGGCATCGTCGCCCTGCAGACCATCACGATGCCGCACCAGCGGATGCTCGCCACCGCACGGACCCACACCTGGATCAGCAAGTACGTCTTCCCCGGGGGCCTCATCCCGTCGCCGGACGCCATCGGACGGGAGGCTGCCGCGGCGGACCTGAGGATCACCGACGACACCGGTTTCGGCGACCACTACGCCGAGACGCTCCGCATCTGGCGCGAGCGGTTCGTCCAGCGGTCGGCGGAGGTCGAGGCTCTCGGCTTCGGCAGGGTCTTCCGCCGCATGTGGGAGCTGTACCTCGCCTACTCCGAGGCCGGATTCCGTTCGCACTACCTCGATGTACGCCAACTCCGGCTCGTCGCGACAGCCCCGGAACACGGGGCGTCCCGGTGA
- a CDS encoding DUF1365 domain-containing protein, translating to MRVQVPALYTCEVAHTRVRPVRHSLRRRTYLWLVDLDDLPEQSRLLRPLARFDARDHFGGRARTIRGGLDAYLASQGVRNADGHVLMLAHARVLGHVFNPLTLYWCHDRSGRLVCVVAEVHNTYGGRHCYLLRPDGDGRVDVAKDFYVSPFFDVEGSYRMRLPLPGEHLDLTVQLRLPDASRPLTATVRGRHRPADTRGLLAAAVRCPWSTAAVSAAIRWHGIRLYLKGLPVRPRPAPPTREGML from the coding sequence ATGCGCGTCCAGGTGCCCGCGCTGTACACCTGCGAGGTCGCCCACACCCGGGTCCGGCCGGTGCGTCACTCCCTGCGCCGACGCACGTACCTCTGGCTCGTCGACCTCGACGACCTGCCCGAACAGTCCCGCCTCCTGCGTCCGCTCGCCCGTTTCGACGCCCGTGACCACTTCGGCGGGCGGGCCCGCACGATCCGTGGCGGTCTCGACGCGTACCTGGCGTCCCAAGGCGTAAGGAACGCCGACGGCCATGTCCTGATGCTCGCCCACGCCCGGGTCCTCGGCCACGTCTTCAACCCGCTCACGTTGTACTGGTGCCACGACCGGTCCGGCCGCCTCGTCTGCGTCGTCGCCGAGGTGCACAACACCTACGGCGGTCGGCACTGCTACCTTCTGCGGCCCGACGGGGACGGCCGCGTCGATGTCGCCAAGGACTTCTACGTCTCGCCGTTCTTCGACGTCGAAGGCTCCTACCGGATGCGGCTCCCTCTCCCCGGCGAGCATCTCGACCTCACTGTCCAACTGCGTCTGCCGGACGCGTCCCGGCCCCTCACCGCCACTGTCCGAGGCCGCCACCGTCCCGCCGACACGCGCGGTCTGCTCGCCGCCGCGGTCCGCTGCCCCTGGTCCACCGCGGCCGTCAGCGCCGCCATCCGCTGGCACGGCATCCGGCTGTACCTCAAGGGACTTCCTGTCCGACCCCGACCCGCTCCACCCACCAGGGAAGGCATGCTGTGA
- a CDS encoding NAD(P)/FAD-dependent oxidoreductase: MNRRSVAVVGSGVAGLTAAHILSRSDDVVLYEADSRPGGHAHTHELPNGAGGTVRVDTGFIVHNERTYPHLLRLFRELGVVTQDAEMSMSVRCDGCGLEYAGARGPRGLLGGGNVLRGRHLRMLADVPRFHRAARRLLASGDDTQTFGSFLNDRNGFSPYFVGHFALPLVSAVWSCAPDTSLRYPAAYLFRFLDHHGLLSTTGSPQWKTVAGGSSAYVEKAVKGLASVRIATPVRAIERGHDHARVTTEDGKSERYAAVVVAVHPDQALRMLVDATPDERRVLGAFIYSRNPTVLHRDTGVLPRSPHARASWNYWLPSCTARPGSVRVSYDMNRLQRLALTEPHIVTLNPEDRVDESTVLARMVYEHPVYTPRSVAAQRDLPGLATSVTAFAGAYHGWGFHEDGCRSGADAARALGVTW, translated from the coding sequence GTGAACCGGCGAAGCGTCGCCGTCGTCGGGTCCGGAGTGGCGGGCCTGACCGCCGCTCATATCCTTTCGCGCAGTGACGACGTGGTCCTGTACGAGGCCGACTCCCGGCCCGGCGGCCACGCCCATACACATGAGCTTCCGAACGGGGCGGGCGGCACCGTGCGCGTGGACACCGGCTTCATCGTCCACAACGAGCGCACCTACCCGCACCTCCTGCGGCTCTTCCGCGAACTCGGCGTCGTCACCCAGGACGCCGAGATGAGCATGTCCGTGCGATGCGACGGATGCGGTCTGGAATACGCCGGTGCGCGCGGCCCGCGCGGGCTGCTCGGCGGAGGCAACGTCCTGCGTGGCCGGCACCTACGGATGCTCGCGGACGTGCCCCGCTTCCATCGAGCCGCCCGTCGGCTGCTCGCCTCCGGAGACGACACCCAGACCTTTGGGTCGTTCCTGAACGACCGGAACGGCTTCTCCCCCTACTTCGTCGGCCACTTCGCACTGCCGCTCGTCTCCGCCGTCTGGTCCTGCGCGCCGGACACCTCCCTGCGGTACCCGGCCGCCTACCTCTTCCGGTTCCTCGACCACCACGGGCTGCTCTCCACCACCGGATCGCCGCAGTGGAAGACCGTCGCCGGAGGTTCGTCGGCCTACGTGGAGAAGGCGGTCAAGGGCCTTGCCTCCGTCCGGATCGCCACGCCCGTTCGGGCGATCGAGCGTGGCCACGATCACGCACGCGTGACCACCGAGGACGGGAAGTCCGAGCGGTACGCCGCCGTGGTGGTGGCCGTCCATCCCGACCAGGCCCTGCGGATGCTCGTGGACGCCACGCCGGACGAGCGCCGCGTCCTGGGAGCGTTCATCTATTCCCGCAACCCCACCGTCCTGCACCGGGACACCGGGGTGCTTCCCCGATCACCGCACGCGCGCGCGTCATGGAACTACTGGCTCCCGTCCTGCACGGCACGCCCCGGTTCCGTGCGGGTGAGCTACGACATGAACCGGCTGCAGCGCCTTGCGCTGACCGAGCCGCACATCGTGACCCTCAATCCCGAGGACCGCGTCGACGAGAGCACCGTGCTCGCCCGCATGGTGTACGAGCACCCCGTCTACACACCCCGCTCCGTCGCGGCACAGCGGGACCTCCCCGGTCTCGCCACATCCGTCACCGCCTTCGCCGGCGCCTACCACGGCTGGGGCTTCCACGAGGACGGCTGCCGTTCGGGAGCCGATGCGGCCCGTGCTCTGGGGGTGACGTGGTGA
- a CDS encoding peptidylprolyl isomerase, whose translation MSEQVYFQVSANGESLGRIVFQLFDDVVPKTARNFRELATGQNGFGYKGSPFHRVIPEFMLQGGDFTNGNGTGGKSIYGEKFADENFQLKHDRPFLLSMANAGPNSNGSQFFVTTVLTPWLDGKHVVFGEVVEGQDIVKAIEALGSRSGSTAKKIVVEESGIVSPA comes from the coding sequence ATGAGTGAGCAGGTCTACTTCCAGGTTTCCGCGAACGGCGAGTCCCTCGGCCGCATCGTCTTCCAGCTGTTCGACGATGTCGTGCCGAAGACCGCACGGAACTTCCGCGAGCTGGCCACCGGCCAGAACGGCTTCGGCTACAAGGGCTCCCCCTTCCACCGCGTCATCCCCGAGTTCATGCTGCAGGGCGGTGACTTCACCAACGGCAACGGCACGGGCGGCAAGAGCATCTACGGCGAGAAGTTCGCCGACGAGAACTTCCAGCTCAAGCACGACCGTCCGTTCCTGCTGAGCATGGCCAACGCGGGCCCGAACTCCAACGGCTCGCAGTTCTTCGTCACCACCGTGCTGACCCCGTGGCTCGACGGCAAGCACGTCGTCTTCGGCGAGGTCGTCGAGGGCCAGGACATCGTCAAGGCGATCGAGGCGCTCGGCAGCCGCAGCGGCAGCACCGCCAAGAAGATCGTCGTCGAGGAGAGCGGCATCGTCTCCCCCGCCTGA
- a CDS encoding DUF4291 domain-containing protein, protein MAPLFQIRADYDAHTIVVYQAYAPAIADAALRAGRFVAPFSFHRMTWIKPSFMWLMHRSNWARKPGQERVLAVRMTREGWEEALSRAVLTTTDRAVVAQAAVHVQWDPERSPRGAALNHYSIQVGVGRQLTRTFSDDWIVGLTDLTPQVHKAASLVQRGHAAKARRLFPAERAYPLPRALESRLSPTRGTH, encoded by the coding sequence ATGGCCCCCCTGTTCCAGATTCGTGCCGACTACGACGCCCACACGATCGTGGTCTACCAGGCGTATGCGCCCGCCATCGCCGACGCGGCACTGCGGGCGGGCCGCTTCGTCGCGCCGTTCTCGTTCCACAGGATGACGTGGATCAAGCCGTCGTTCATGTGGCTGATGCACCGCAGCAACTGGGCTCGCAAACCGGGCCAGGAACGCGTGCTCGCGGTGCGGATGACGCGCGAGGGCTGGGAGGAGGCCCTGTCCCGGGCCGTGCTCACGACCACGGACCGGGCGGTGGTCGCGCAGGCAGCCGTACATGTGCAGTGGGACCCGGAGCGCTCGCCGCGCGGAGCGGCGCTCAACCACTACAGCATCCAGGTCGGTGTCGGCCGCCAGCTGACGCGCACGTTCAGCGACGACTGGATCGTCGGCCTCACCGACCTCACCCCGCAGGTCCACAAGGCTGCTTCCCTGGTACAGCGTGGGCATGCCGCGAAGGCTCGGCGCCTGTTCCCGGCAGAGCGCGCCTACCCGCTGCCCCGGGCACTGGAGAGCCGCCTTTCCCCGACGCGCGGCACTCACTGA
- a CDS encoding LLM class flavin-dependent oxidoreductase, protein MRAGVVVAAQPGVEELAVQAEELGLRSFWVNDTPMVHGDPFVALSLCAKATRRIRLGIGVTSPLLRSAPAAASGFAGLNALAPGRIICGIGTGNTARRTLGMPPTTVAALEAFTAALQDLCAGRSTEYREGDRVRDIRFLHAGAHVNTTDPIEFVVAALGPRAAAVAGRRGAGLISFGLLDPTAWHSLHDARRRAAPTTLHGSGSSTDMDSSTDSYVVTALHLLRDDEDADSDAARDATGHLVLSLLDFAADTPAVAAQLGPDERHAVRQLLDRRGTTATAPDRYTKLYPNYLERIAPQDRDLVLLSLMNTLALVGTREDLRTRIAALEQAGVDELLIQPVIDPPTEMARLAELLT, encoded by the coding sequence ATGCGCGCGGGTGTGGTGGTGGCCGCGCAGCCCGGGGTGGAGGAACTCGCCGTACAGGCCGAGGAGTTGGGCTTGCGCAGCTTCTGGGTCAACGACACCCCGATGGTCCACGGCGACCCCTTCGTGGCCCTGAGCCTGTGTGCGAAGGCCACCCGTCGCATCCGGCTCGGTATCGGCGTGACCTCACCGCTACTGCGCTCGGCCCCGGCCGCGGCGAGCGGATTCGCCGGCCTCAATGCCCTGGCACCGGGCCGGATCATCTGCGGGATCGGCACCGGGAACACCGCGCGGCGCACTCTGGGCATGCCGCCGACCACGGTGGCCGCGCTGGAGGCCTTCACCGCGGCACTGCAGGATCTGTGTGCCGGGCGCTCGACCGAGTACCGCGAAGGCGACCGGGTCCGCGACATCCGGTTCCTGCACGCCGGGGCGCATGTGAACACCACCGACCCGATCGAGTTCGTCGTGGCCGCGCTCGGGCCCAGAGCCGCCGCCGTCGCCGGCCGCCGGGGCGCCGGCCTCATCTCCTTCGGCCTGCTCGACCCCACCGCCTGGCACTCACTGCACGACGCCCGCCGCCGAGCCGCCCCCACCACGCTCCACGGCTCCGGCTCCTCCACGGACATGGACTCTTCCACGGACTCCTACGTGGTCACCGCGCTCCACCTGCTGCGCGACGACGAGGACGCCGACAGCGACGCGGCCCGGGACGCGACCGGCCACCTCGTCCTGTCGCTGCTGGACTTCGCCGCCGACACACCGGCGGTCGCGGCACAACTCGGCCCCGACGAACGCCATGCGGTGCGACAACTCCTGGACCGACGCGGCACCACCGCCACCGCGCCGGACCGGTACACCAAGCTCTACCCCAACTACCTCGAACGCATCGCACCGCAGGACCGGGACCTGGTCCTGCTCTCCCTGATGAACACCTTGGCTCTCGTCGGTACCCGGGAAGACCTCCGCACCCGCATCGCCGCCCTTGAGCAGGCAGGCGTCGACGAACTCCTCATCCAACCGGTGATCGACCCGCCGACCGAGATGGCTCGACTCGCCGAACTCCTCACCTGA
- a CDS encoding PadR family transcriptional regulator — protein MALEHAILVSLLEKPGSGYELARRFERSIGYFWTASHQQIYRVLKRMENDGWVDVRDVPQQGRPDKKEYSVADLGRAALSSWLHDPIEPDSVRHELAVKIRGAAFDDPAALIREVERHRQAHRSRLEHYLAGEERDFTGPEASTAAARTPLDPERELQHVVLRGGIAYERMMIGWLDDVLTTLARFDPGH, from the coding sequence ATGGCGCTCGAACACGCGATCCTGGTGTCGCTCTTGGAGAAGCCGGGATCCGGCTATGAGCTGGCCCGGCGTTTCGAGCGGTCCATCGGCTACTTCTGGACCGCCAGCCACCAGCAGATCTACCGCGTGCTCAAGCGCATGGAGAACGACGGCTGGGTCGACGTCCGGGATGTCCCGCAGCAAGGCCGGCCGGACAAGAAGGAGTACTCCGTCGCCGATCTCGGCCGGGCCGCGCTGTCCTCGTGGCTGCACGACCCGATCGAGCCGGACAGCGTCCGCCACGAGCTGGCGGTGAAGATCCGGGGTGCCGCCTTCGACGACCCTGCCGCACTGATCCGCGAGGTGGAGCGGCACCGGCAGGCCCACCGGTCCCGCCTGGAGCACTATCTCGCGGGCGAGGAACGGGACTTCACGGGCCCCGAGGCGAGCACGGCCGCCGCGCGGACCCCGCTCGATCCGGAACGAGAGCTGCAGCACGTCGTCCTGCGCGGCGGCATCGCGTACGAACGCATGATGATCGGCTGGCTGGACGACGTGCTCACCACGTTGGCCCGGTTCGACCCGGGCCACTGA